From the Alloalcanivorax dieselolei B5 genome, one window contains:
- a CDS encoding 5'-nucleotidase, whose protein sequence is MAISFDGKLVVAISSRALFDLSDSHNVYEEEGLDAFQEYQTAHEDDILKPGDAFPLVTKLLAINQLEQGRDRVEVILLSRNSSDTGLRVFNSIEHYGLPITRAAFAGGQSPHRYVSAFGAHLFLSTSPDDVRQVLDAGFAAANILSGGPLEQQDDLLRIAFDGDAVLFSDESERVFQSAGLEAFAESEKAAAWQPLNDGPFKPFLEALHQIQKTFPVEQCPIRTALVTARSAPAHERVVRTLRAWGIRLDESLFLGGLPKGPFLRAFGADVFFDDQQGHCESAREHVAAGHVPHGIANAPPADP, encoded by the coding sequence ATGGCGATTTCCTTTGACGGCAAGCTGGTGGTGGCGATCAGTTCGCGGGCGTTGTTCGATCTCAGTGACAGTCACAACGTGTATGAAGAAGAAGGGCTGGATGCGTTTCAGGAGTATCAGACTGCCCATGAGGACGACATCCTCAAGCCTGGCGACGCCTTTCCGCTGGTGACCAAGTTGCTGGCGATAAACCAGCTGGAGCAGGGCCGCGACCGGGTGGAAGTGATTTTGCTGTCTCGCAACAGCTCCGATACCGGCTTGCGCGTATTCAATTCCATAGAGCATTACGGTCTCCCGATCACCCGGGCGGCTTTTGCCGGCGGACAAAGCCCGCACCGTTATGTCTCGGCATTCGGCGCCCACTTGTTCCTGTCGACCAGCCCGGATGACGTGCGTCAGGTGCTGGACGCCGGGTTCGCGGCCGCCAATATCCTCTCCGGCGGACCGCTGGAACAGCAGGACGATCTCCTTCGCATCGCCTTCGATGGTGACGCGGTGTTGTTTTCCGACGAATCCGAGCGGGTCTTCCAGAGCGCCGGCCTGGAGGCGTTTGCCGAGAGCGAAAAGGCTGCCGCCTGGCAACCACTCAATGACGGGCCGTTCAAGCCTTTTCTGGAGGCGCTGCACCAGATCCAGAAGACCTTCCCGGTGGAGCAATGCCCGATTCGCACCGCTCTGGTCACCGCGCGCTCGGCGCCGGCCCATGAAAGGGTCGTGCGTACTCTGCGGGCCTGGGGGATTCGCCTGGACGAAAGCCTGTTCCTGGGAGGACTGCCGAAGGGGCCGTTTTTGCGCGCCTTCGGCGCCGATGTGTTTTTCGATGATCAACAGGGCCACTGCGAATCCGCCCGTGAGCATGTGGCCGCCGGCCATGTGCCGCATGGTATCGCCAATGCGCCGCCGGCGGACCCGTGA
- the thrH gene encoding bifunctional phosphoserine phosphatase/homoserine phosphotransferase ThrH: protein MELLCLDLEGVLIPEIWINFAERTGIEELRATTRDIPDYDELMRMRLGLLDQHGYGLPDIQAVIDTLEPLDGARAFVDWAREHFQLIILSDTFYEFALPLMRKLGNPTLFCHRLEVDDNGRITDYVLRQQDPKRASVKALHSLNYRVIAAGDSYNDTTMLSEAEQGILFHAPDNVIAEFPQFPAVHSYEDLKKEIVKASERDIPLS from the coding sequence GTGGAATTGTTATGTCTTGATCTGGAAGGGGTGCTGATCCCCGAGATCTGGATCAACTTCGCCGAGCGCACCGGAATCGAGGAACTGCGGGCCACCACCCGGGACATCCCCGATTACGACGAATTGATGCGAATGCGGCTGGGGCTGCTAGACCAGCATGGCTACGGTCTGCCGGATATCCAGGCGGTGATCGACACCCTGGAACCGCTGGATGGCGCCCGCGCCTTCGTCGATTGGGCGCGGGAGCATTTCCAACTGATCATCCTTTCCGACACCTTCTACGAGTTCGCCTTGCCGCTGATGCGCAAGCTGGGTAATCCGACCTTGTTCTGCCATCGCCTGGAAGTGGACGACAACGGCCGCATCACCGATTACGTACTGCGCCAGCAGGACCCCAAGCGGGCCTCGGTGAAGGCACTGCACAGCCTTAATTACCGGGTGATCGCCGCCGGTGATTCCTATAACGACACCACCATGTTGTCGGAAGCGGAGCAGGGCATTCTGTTTCACGCTCCGGATAATGTGATCGCGGAATTCCCTCAGTTCCCGGCGGTGCACAGCTACGAGGACCTGAAGAAGGAAATCGTCAAGGCCAGTGAGCGGGATATTCCGCTGTCTTGA
- a CDS encoding nitrite/sulfite reductase — MYVYQDYDQRLLEERVAQYRDQTRRYLAGQLSEDEFLVLRLQNGLYIQRYAPMMRISVPYGMLNSTQVRKLASITRDYDKGFCHVSTRQNIQLNWPELADTPDILAELASVQMHAIQTSGNCIRNITTDEYAGVNPREIEDPRPWCEVIRQWATFNPEFAYLPRKFKIAVNAVPDADPALIGVHDIGVQIVHDHNGETGFQVWAGGGLGRTPMTGEVIGEFVAWPDLLAYLEAILRVYNKYGNRDNKYKARIKILVKALGADKFRELAEAEFAELKGGAMTLTREEVARIKACFVDPDYRTDVDTTALHNALDQHRAFNRWYHTNTRAHKKDGYRSVTLTLKKTGRIPGDITDEQLEDVADLADRYAFSEVRTTHQQNMVLADVAEDELYDLWQQLDALGFATPNLGLITDIVACPGGDLCALANAKSVPIAEGIQRQFDDLDFVHDLGPLDVNISGCMNACGHHHIGHIGILGVDKKGKEFYQITLGGRGDRQSRIGEKMGPSFESHEVTGVIGKIISVYLDNRLENEPFISTYERIGMDPFKEVVYG, encoded by the coding sequence ATGTACGTATATCAGGACTATGACCAACGTCTTCTGGAAGAGCGGGTGGCGCAGTACCGCGACCAGACCCGGCGTTACCTGGCGGGCCAACTGAGCGAGGACGAATTCCTCGTCCTGCGGCTGCAGAACGGGCTCTACATCCAGCGCTATGCGCCGATGATGCGTATCTCCGTACCTTACGGCATGCTCAATAGCACTCAGGTACGCAAGCTGGCGTCCATTACCCGCGATTACGACAAGGGCTTCTGCCACGTCAGTACCCGTCAGAATATTCAGTTGAACTGGCCGGAACTGGCCGACACTCCCGACATTCTCGCCGAACTGGCCAGTGTGCAGATGCACGCCATTCAAACCAGCGGCAACTGCATTCGCAACATCACCACCGACGAATACGCCGGCGTTAATCCGCGTGAAATCGAGGACCCGCGCCCCTGGTGTGAAGTGATCCGCCAGTGGGCCACCTTCAACCCGGAATTCGCCTATCTGCCGCGCAAATTCAAGATCGCCGTGAACGCGGTGCCGGACGCGGATCCGGCCTTGATCGGCGTGCACGATATCGGCGTGCAGATCGTTCACGACCACAACGGCGAAACCGGCTTCCAGGTTTGGGCCGGCGGTGGTCTCGGCCGTACCCCGATGACCGGCGAAGTCATCGGCGAGTTTGTCGCCTGGCCGGATCTGCTTGCCTATCTGGAAGCGATTCTGCGGGTGTACAACAAGTACGGTAATCGTGACAACAAGTACAAAGCCCGTATCAAGATTCTGGTGAAAGCCCTGGGCGCGGATAAATTCCGTGAGCTGGCGGAAGCGGAATTCGCCGAGCTGAAAGGCGGTGCGATGACACTGACCCGGGAAGAAGTGGCTCGCATCAAGGCCTGCTTCGTGGATCCGGATTACCGCACCGATGTGGATACCACCGCACTGCACAATGCGCTGGATCAGCACCGCGCTTTCAACCGCTGGTACCACACCAATACCCGTGCCCATAAAAAGGACGGCTACCGGTCGGTGACTCTGACGTTGAAGAAGACCGGCCGCATCCCCGGTGACATTACCGACGAGCAGCTGGAAGATGTGGCCGATCTGGCGGACCGTTACGCGTTCTCCGAAGTACGCACCACGCACCAGCAAAACATGGTGTTGGCCGATGTCGCCGAGGACGAGCTGTATGATCTCTGGCAGCAGTTGGACGCGCTTGGCTTCGCCACGCCGAACCTGGGTTTGATCACGGACATCGTGGCCTGCCCCGGCGGCGACCTCTGTGCCCTGGCCAATGCCAAGTCGGTACCGATCGCCGAGGGCATCCAGCGCCAGTTCGACGACCTGGACTTCGTTCACGATCTGGGCCCCCTGGACGTGAATATCTCCGGCTGTATGAACGCCTGCGGTCATCACCATATCGGCCACATCGGTATTCTCGGCGTGGACAAGAAAGGCAAGGAGTTCTACCAGATCACCCTGGGTGGTCGCGGTGACCGCCAATCCCGCATTGGCGAAAAAATGGGGCCGTCCTTCGAGTCCCACGAAGTCACCGGCGTGATCGGCAAGATCATTAGCGTGTACCTGGACAATCGTCTGGAAAACGAGCCTTTCATCAGCACGTACGAGCGCATCGGCATGGACCCGTTCAAGGAGGTGGTATATGGCTAA
- a CDS encoding MATE family efflux transporter, with protein sequence MVAAFVNKPEITVPPLHRSRRVLALGLPIMAAMISQSLLNLVDAALVGRLGGDALAGVGLGGYASFLSISVVIGLGAGVQAMVARRKGEGDERQYALPLNAGLLVGLVLSLPLTALFLVISAPMMHFLAPNAPVAGLAEGYFDMRLLGIWAVAMNFCYRGYWNGISRPAVYMRTLITTHVANVVLSYGLIFGRLGLPEMGAAGAGLGTTLSLYLGSLLYLLQTWKLGREHGFMAAWPSATTLRSIARVSIPNSVQQFFFSAGLTVLFWIIGMVGADEVAVAHVLITLILLLILPAIGLGLAAASLVGQALGRRDAADAYRWGWDVTWLAVLMLFVTALPMWLVPEWILGLFLHQPDLVALGRVPLMITGLAICLDGAAIIFTQALLGAGASRSVMMVTLVVQWCLFLPLAYIIGPWLGFGLLGIWLAQALQRLVTSSLLGGLWVRRSWAHIQL encoded by the coding sequence ATGGTTGCCGCTTTCGTCAATAAGCCAGAAATCACCGTGCCTCCACTGCATCGAAGCCGTCGCGTCCTCGCCCTGGGCCTGCCCATCATGGCGGCCATGATAAGCCAGAGCCTGCTGAATCTGGTCGACGCCGCTCTGGTCGGGCGGCTCGGCGGCGATGCCCTGGCCGGTGTCGGCCTCGGTGGCTATGCCTCCTTCCTGTCAATCAGCGTGGTCATCGGCCTCGGTGCCGGGGTTCAGGCTATGGTGGCGCGGCGTAAAGGAGAAGGTGACGAGCGTCAATATGCCCTGCCCCTGAATGCCGGATTGCTGGTGGGGCTGGTGCTGTCGTTGCCACTGACCGCCCTCTTTCTGGTGATCAGCGCGCCGATGATGCATTTTCTTGCCCCCAATGCGCCGGTGGCCGGACTGGCGGAAGGCTACTTTGACATGCGCCTGCTGGGCATCTGGGCGGTGGCGATGAATTTTTGCTATCGCGGCTATTGGAATGGTATCAGCCGCCCCGCAGTGTACATGCGCACCCTGATCACCACCCATGTGGCCAATGTGGTACTCAGCTACGGGCTGATCTTCGGCCGTCTCGGCCTGCCGGAAATGGGCGCCGCCGGCGCCGGCCTGGGCACCACCCTGTCCCTGTATCTCGGCAGCCTGCTTTACTTGCTGCAAACCTGGAAGCTGGGGCGCGAGCACGGCTTCATGGCCGCCTGGCCCTCCGCCACCACCCTGCGCAGCATCGCCAGGGTCAGTATTCCCAACTCGGTGCAGCAGTTCTTCTTCTCCGCCGGCCTCACCGTGCTGTTCTGGATCATCGGCATGGTCGGCGCCGACGAAGTGGCGGTGGCCCACGTACTGATCACCTTGATTCTGCTGCTGATTCTGCCGGCCATCGGGCTCGGACTGGCCGCCGCGTCGCTGGTGGGGCAGGCGCTGGGACGCCGGGATGCCGCCGACGCTTACCGCTGGGGTTGGGACGTCACCTGGCTGGCGGTGCTGATGCTGTTCGTCACCGCGCTGCCGATGTGGCTGGTGCCGGAGTGGATTCTGGGTTTGTTCCTGCACCAGCCAGATCTGGTGGCACTCGGACGGGTGCCGCTGATGATCACCGGGCTGGCGATTTGCCTGGACGGCGCGGCCATCATTTTCACCCAGGCTTTGCTGGGGGCCGGCGCATCCCGGTCGGTAATGATGGTCACGCTTGTTGTACAATGGTGCCTGTTCCTGCCGTTGGCCTATATCATTGGCCCCTGGCTGGGATTCGGCTTGCTTGGCATCTGGCTGGCCCAGGCTCTGCAACGGCTGGTGACCTCCTCCCTGCTGGGAGGGCTGTGGGTGCGCCGAAGTTGGGCTCACATTCAATTATGA
- a CDS encoding YhdH/YhfP family quinone oxidoreductase, translating into MTFKALITENTDNGYQSRVGERELSDLPEGEVLVKVAWSSLNYKDALSASGNKGVTRQYPHTPGIDAVGVVEEAEQGPFSPGDAVICTGYDLGMNTAGGYGDYIRVPADWLVPLPDGMDPRSAMVLGTAGLTAALCVEALLDTGLQEDQGDVLVTGATGGVGCVAVSILSRLGFRVVAVTGKSDAHDWLKNLGAADIISREDALADANKPMLKPRWAGVVDCVGGDMLVNALKTLQYGASAACCGLVGSPQLNNATVLPFILRGVNLLGVDSVELPREVKQQIWQLLASDWTPDLAALEAAEITREQLPEWFERILAGGVRGRVVVKVGG; encoded by the coding sequence ATGACATTCAAGGCCCTGATCACCGAAAACACCGACAACGGTTACCAAAGCCGGGTAGGGGAGCGCGAGCTGAGTGACCTGCCGGAAGGCGAGGTCCTGGTGAAGGTGGCCTGGTCCTCTCTGAACTACAAGGATGCGCTCAGCGCCAGCGGTAACAAGGGCGTCACCCGACAGTATCCGCACACGCCGGGCATCGATGCCGTTGGTGTGGTGGAAGAAGCGGAGCAGGGCCCTTTCAGCCCCGGTGACGCGGTAATCTGCACCGGCTATGACCTGGGCATGAACACCGCCGGCGGCTATGGCGACTACATTCGCGTGCCGGCGGACTGGCTGGTGCCTTTGCCGGACGGCATGGACCCGCGCTCCGCCATGGTGCTGGGCACCGCCGGGCTCACCGCCGCCCTGTGCGTGGAGGCGTTGTTGGATACCGGCCTGCAAGAGGACCAGGGCGATGTTCTGGTTACCGGCGCCACCGGCGGTGTCGGCTGCGTGGCGGTCTCGATCCTGTCCCGGTTGGGATTCCGGGTGGTGGCCGTAACCGGTAAAAGCGATGCCCATGACTGGCTGAAAAATCTGGGAGCGGCGGACATTATTTCCCGCGAGGACGCCCTGGCGGATGCCAATAAGCCGATGTTGAAGCCGCGCTGGGCCGGGGTGGTGGACTGTGTCGGCGGCGACATGCTGGTGAACGCGCTGAAAACCCTGCAATACGGCGCCAGTGCCGCCTGCTGCGGTCTGGTGGGCTCTCCGCAACTCAATAATGCCACGGTGCTTCCGTTCATCCTGCGTGGCGTCAATCTGCTCGGCGTGGACAGCGTGGAACTGCCACGTGAAGTGAAACAGCAGATCTGGCAACTGCTGGCCTCGGACTGGACTCCGGATCTGGCCGCGCTGGAAGCGGCGGAAATCACCCGGGAACAACTGCCGGAATGGTTCGAACGGATCCTCGCCGGCGGCGTGCGCGGCCGTGTGGTGGTCAAGGTGGGCGGCTGA
- a CDS encoding DUF934 domain-containing protein, with protein sequence MAKVIVNGEIVENTWQRLTSEELDQQDVPAEGAVIVPLAYWLAHRDALLERAAPVGVCLEPGEEPTDLAADLAALPLVAVNFPAFKDGRGYSYARELRTRYGFEGEVRAVGDVLQDQLFYMHRVGFNAFEVRADRDIEEALNGLRPFSVTYQGDVHDERPIYRRQSA encoded by the coding sequence ATGGCTAAGGTGATCGTCAACGGCGAAATCGTCGAGAACACCTGGCAACGGCTGACCTCCGAGGAACTCGATCAGCAAGACGTTCCGGCGGAAGGAGCGGTGATCGTGCCGCTGGCCTACTGGCTGGCTCATCGTGATGCCCTGCTGGAGCGCGCCGCGCCGGTGGGGGTGTGTCTGGAACCCGGCGAGGAACCGACGGACCTGGCCGCGGATCTGGCCGCCCTGCCCCTGGTGGCGGTGAACTTCCCGGCTTTCAAGGATGGCCGCGGCTATTCCTACGCCCGTGAGTTGCGCACCCGCTATGGCTTTGAAGGTGAGGTCCGGGCGGTGGGCGATGTGCTGCAGGATCAGCTGTTCTACATGCACCGCGTCGGCTTCAATGCCTTCGAGGTCCGTGCCGACCGCGATATCGAGGAAGCCCTGAACGGGCTGCGTCCGTTCTCGGTGACCTACCAGGGCGATGTTCATGACGAGCGCCCGATCTATCGCCGTCAATCAGCCTGA
- a CDS encoding zinc transporter ZntB, protein MTGTGWLKFALRLDGKGGAAPFEPQLSAGDHTTRWIHLDYTCPESRDWLEARADIPMVVSEALLTPETRPRVSDVGGGLLVYLRGVNLSPDARPEDMIAVRLWVRDGLVISTQKRTLKSLTELVDALHAGEGPATPSELLAGLVDGLVWRMEEVIEHIEDQVADFSERLEGESGNRDQTRRIGALRRRAITLRRYMAPQRDALTRLHGDSRIRSGDAEIIREATDRLQRLLEDLDAAREHATLLQEEVFSAQNETINDRMYLLAIISATFLPLGFLTGLFGINVGGLPWLEDPKGFWWFTGMLVITGTGILLWMIRRRWV, encoded by the coding sequence ATGACTGGCACGGGATGGCTGAAATTCGCACTGCGGCTGGACGGCAAGGGCGGCGCGGCGCCCTTCGAGCCGCAGCTGTCCGCCGGCGACCACACCACCCGCTGGATTCATCTGGATTACACCTGCCCGGAAAGCCGGGACTGGCTGGAAGCGCGGGCGGACATCCCGATGGTGGTCAGCGAGGCGCTGTTGACCCCGGAGACCCGCCCGCGAGTCAGCGACGTGGGCGGAGGACTGCTGGTCTACCTCAGGGGCGTCAATCTGTCCCCGGATGCCCGGCCCGAGGATATGATCGCGGTGCGGCTGTGGGTCCGGGATGGCCTGGTGATCAGCACGCAGAAGCGCACCCTGAAGTCGCTTACCGAGCTGGTGGACGCCCTGCATGCCGGAGAAGGGCCGGCGACCCCGTCGGAACTGCTGGCCGGCCTGGTGGACGGGCTTGTCTGGCGCATGGAAGAGGTGATCGAGCACATCGAGGATCAGGTGGCGGACTTTTCCGAACGACTGGAAGGCGAATCAGGCAACCGCGATCAGACCCGCCGTATCGGCGCCTTGCGCCGCCGGGCGATCACCCTGCGGCGCTACATGGCCCCGCAACGGGATGCGCTGACCAGGCTCCATGGCGACAGCCGCATTCGCAGCGGGGACGCGGAAATTATTCGTGAAGCCACCGATCGCCTGCAACGCCTGCTGGAAGATCTCGACGCGGCCCGCGAGCACGCCACCCTGCTGCAGGAAGAGGTCTTTTCCGCCCAGAACGAGACCATCAACGACCGCATGTACCTGCTGGCCATCATCAGCGCCACCTTTCTGCCGCTGGGTTTTTTGACCGGTCTGTTCGGTATCAATGTGGGCGGGCTGCCCTGGCTGGAAGATCCCAAAGGCTTTTGGTGGTTTACCGGCATGCTCGTTATCACCGGCACCGGCATTCTGTTGTGGATGATCCGGCGACGCTGGGTGTGA
- the sohB gene encoding protease SohB has protein sequence MIIDLISEYGMFLAKVATLVVAILFVIGGIATAAARNRQRSGHDGELRVKYLNEEFDDLRESIIDEVWPEQRRKAEAKKKRKEEKARAKQRKKAGGEDKSPPRLFVLDFDGDLQASDVETLRREISAILEVAEADDEVLLRLESPGGLVHSYGLAASQLKRLRGRGLKLTVAVDQVAASGGYMMACIGDRILSAPFAVIGSIGVVAQIPNVHRLLKKHDVDVELMTAGEYKRTLTMLGENTDKARAKFQEELEETHQLFKSFVREHRRGLDIDAVATGEHWFGSRAKELGLVDDIMTSDEYLQGRKGQVDIYQITWEEKRKLADRLSLSLTAAVQRVADRFWQRGSQRPFQ, from the coding sequence GTGATCATCGATTTAATTTCAGAGTACGGCATGTTTCTCGCCAAAGTCGCCACCCTCGTGGTGGCGATTTTGTTTGTGATTGGCGGGATCGCCACGGCGGCGGCACGTAATCGCCAGCGCAGCGGCCATGATGGCGAACTGCGCGTCAAATACCTCAATGAGGAATTCGACGATCTGCGCGAGAGCATTATTGATGAAGTATGGCCGGAGCAGCGCCGCAAGGCCGAGGCCAAGAAGAAGCGCAAGGAAGAAAAGGCGCGGGCCAAACAGCGCAAAAAAGCGGGCGGCGAGGACAAATCACCACCGCGCCTGTTCGTGCTGGATTTCGATGGCGACCTTCAAGCCAGCGATGTGGAAACCCTGCGCCGTGAAATCAGCGCCATCCTGGAGGTGGCGGAGGCGGATGACGAAGTCCTGCTGCGGCTGGAAAGCCCGGGCGGGCTGGTGCACAGCTACGGGTTGGCCGCCTCGCAACTGAAACGCCTGCGCGGGCGCGGTTTGAAACTCACCGTGGCGGTGGATCAGGTGGCCGCCAGCGGCGGCTATATGATGGCCTGTATTGGCGACCGCATTCTCAGCGCCCCTTTCGCGGTGATCGGTTCCATTGGGGTGGTGGCGCAAATTCCCAATGTTCATCGTCTGCTGAAAAAACACGATGTGGATGTGGAATTGATGACCGCCGGCGAATACAAACGCACCCTGACCATGCTTGGTGAAAACACCGACAAGGCCCGCGCCAAGTTCCAGGAGGAGCTGGAGGAAACCCACCAGCTGTTCAAGAGTTTTGTCCGCGAGCATCGCCGCGGCCTGGATATCGATGCCGTGGCCACCGGTGAACACTGGTTCGGCAGCCGGGCCAAGGAACTGGGGCTGGTGGACGACATCATGACCAGTGATGAATACTTGCAGGGGCGCAAGGGCCAGGTGGATATCTACCAGATCACCTGGGAAGAGAAGCGCAAGCTCGCCGACCGGCTGAGCCTGTCCCTGACCGCCGCCGTCCAGCGTGTGGCGGACCGCTTCTGGCAGCGCGGTTCGCAGCGGCCATTCCAATAG
- the cysB gene encoding HTH-type transcriptional regulator CysB: MKLQQLRYIWEVARHDLNVSATAQALYTSQPGISKQIRMLEDELGVEVFARSGKHLTHVTPAGEAILRIAGDILQQTEAIKRVAQEFRDETKGDLSIATTHTQARYALPPVIQKFTQRFPDVSLHMNQGTPMQISEMAADGSVDFAIATEALDLFSDLVMMPCYRWNRTVVVPEGHPLTKIKPLTLDALAEYPIVTYVFGFTGRSKLDDAFARQGLEPKVVFTAADADVIKTYVRLGMGVGIVAHMAVDPVQDKGLVNLEAGHLFEPSTTRIGFRKGTFLRGFMYEFIQLFAPHLTRDVIDAAVRASTREEREALFQNIELPML, encoded by the coding sequence ATGAAACTCCAGCAGCTTCGTTATATCTGGGAAGTGGCCCGCCACGATCTGAATGTGTCCGCCACGGCCCAGGCCCTGTATACCTCGCAGCCCGGCATCAGTAAGCAGATCCGCATGCTGGAGGACGAATTGGGGGTGGAGGTGTTCGCCCGCAGTGGCAAGCACCTGACCCATGTGACCCCCGCGGGGGAGGCGATCCTGCGTATCGCCGGGGACATCCTCCAGCAGACCGAAGCGATCAAGAGGGTGGCCCAGGAGTTCCGCGACGAGACCAAGGGCGACCTGAGCATCGCCACCACGCATACCCAGGCCCGTTACGCGCTGCCCCCGGTAATTCAGAAGTTCACCCAGCGCTTCCCGGATGTCTCCCTGCATATGAATCAAGGCACGCCCATGCAGATTTCGGAGATGGCGGCGGATGGCAGTGTCGACTTCGCCATCGCCACCGAAGCCCTGGATCTGTTTTCCGACCTGGTGATGATGCCGTGCTACCGCTGGAACCGGACCGTGGTGGTGCCGGAAGGGCACCCACTCACCAAGATCAAGCCACTGACTCTGGACGCCCTGGCCGAGTACCCCATCGTCACCTATGTGTTCGGTTTTACCGGCCGCAGCAAGCTGGACGATGCCTTCGCCCGGCAGGGCCTGGAACCGAAAGTGGTGTTCACCGCCGCCGACGCGGACGTGATCAAAACCTATGTGCGCCTTGGCATGGGGGTGGGGATCGTCGCCCACATGGCGGTGGACCCGGTTCAGGACAAAGGGCTGGTCAATCTGGAAGCCGGCCATCTGTTCGAGCCCAGCACCACCCGGATCGGCTTCCGCAAAGGCACCTTCCTGCGCGGTTTCATGTACGAATTCATCCAGCTGTTCGCACCGCACCTGACCCGTGATGTCATTGACGCGGCGGTCCGGGCCAGCACCCGCGAGGAGCGCGAGGCGCTGTTTCAGAACATCGAACTGCCGATGCTGTGA
- the nudC gene encoding NAD(+) diphosphatase, which yields MNHFFSLDLSSAEPRDADEAWCFVVQEQNLYIDFAQQPGDLGIPRLPAFLLRQHPNYRYIGVLHGQPCYVCDEGEHELADQRLHPTPLRQIIGQLDDDTFTMVARALQVMSWRHNHRFCSRCGSPTSPHERELAMTCPACDYRQYPRITPCVIALISDGEYALLGRSARFPAGFYSCLAGFMEAGETAEQAVRREVMEETGIQVGDLRYARSQSWPFPHSLMLGFHGDYAGGDIVIDDDEIVDAGWYRHDQLPRTPPPGSIAHTLIEQWRAPYQ from the coding sequence GTGAATCATTTCTTTTCCCTGGACCTGTCTTCGGCGGAGCCGAGAGACGCGGACGAAGCCTGGTGTTTCGTGGTCCAAGAACAAAACCTGTACATCGATTTCGCCCAGCAGCCCGGCGATCTGGGCATTCCCAGGCTGCCGGCCTTCCTGCTGCGCCAGCACCCGAATTACCGCTACATTGGCGTGCTGCACGGCCAGCCCTGTTACGTGTGCGATGAAGGTGAGCATGAACTGGCCGACCAGCGTCTGCACCCGACCCCGTTGCGGCAAATCATCGGCCAGTTGGATGACGATACGTTCACCATGGTGGCGCGGGCCCTGCAGGTAATGAGCTGGAGACACAACCACCGTTTCTGCAGCCGCTGTGGCTCTCCCACCTCTCCCCATGAACGTGAGCTGGCAATGACCTGCCCGGCCTGCGACTATCGCCAGTATCCCCGTATCACGCCCTGCGTGATCGCCCTGATCAGTGATGGCGAATACGCTTTGCTGGGCCGTTCCGCGCGCTTTCCGGCGGGATTCTATTCCTGCCTGGCCGGGTTCATGGAGGCCGGAGAGACCGCCGAGCAGGCGGTACGCCGCGAAGTCATGGAGGAAACCGGCATCCAGGTCGGCGATCTGCGCTACGCGCGCAGCCAGTCCTGGCCCTTCCCGCACTCCCTGATGCTCGGTTTTCATGGCGATTATGCCGGTGGCGACATCGTCATCGATGACGATGAAATCGTTGATGCCGGCTGGTACCGCCATGACCAATTGCCGCGTACACCACCACCGGGCAGCATCGCCCACACCCTGATCGAGCAATGGCGCGCGCCTTACCAGTAG
- a CDS encoding DUF2970 domain-containing protein, with the protein MSDQNNSGSDRPNFLQVLKSILAGLFGVQSHANRERDFNKGNPGDYIGVYVILVLGLVIGVFVVVKMVLSAAGS; encoded by the coding sequence ATGAGTGATCAGAACAATTCCGGCTCGGACCGCCCCAACTTCCTGCAAGTGTTGAAAAGCATCCTTGCCGGACTGTTTGGCGTGCAGAGCCACGCCAACCGCGAACGGGATTTTAACAAGGGCAATCCCGGCGATTATATCGGCGTTTATGTGATCCTGGTGCTGGGCCTGGTGATCGGTGTTTTTGTGGTAGTGAAAATGGTTCTCAGTGCCGCGGGATCATAG